The following are encoded together in the Rhinopithecus roxellana isolate Shanxi Qingling chromosome 5, ASM756505v1, whole genome shotgun sequence genome:
- the LOC115897442 gene encoding 60S ribosomal protein L3 — protein sequence MSHRKFSAPRHGSLGFLPRKRSSRHRGKVKSFPKDDPSKPVHLTAFLGYKAGMTHIVREVDRPGSKVNKKEVVEAVTIVETPPMVVVGIVGYVETPRGLRTFKTVFAEHISDECKRRFYKNWHKSKKKAFTKYCKKWQDEDGKKQLEKDFSSMKKYCQVIRVIAHTQMRLLPLRQKKAHLMEIQVNGGTVAEKLDWARERLEQQVPVNQVFGQDEMIDVIGVTKGKGYKGVTSRWHTKKLPRKTHRGLRKVACIGAWHPARVAFSVARAGQKGYHHRTEINKKIYKIGQGYLIKDGKLIKNNASTDYDLSDKSINPLGGFVHYGEVTNDFVMLKGCVVGTKKRVLTLRKSLLVQTKRRALEKIDLKFIDTTSKFGHGRFQTMEEKKAFMGPLKKDRIAKEEGA from the coding sequence ATGTCTCACAGAAAGTTCTCCGCTCCCAGACATGGGTCCCTCGGCTTCCTGCCCCGGAAGCGCAGCAGCAGGCATCGCGGGAAGGTTAAGAGCTTCCCTAAGGATGACCCGTCTAAGCCGGTCCACCTCACAGCcttcctgggatacaaggctggcaTGACCCACATCGTGCGGGAAGTCGACAGGCCAGGATCTAAGGTGAACAAGAAGGAGGTGGTGGAGGCTGTAACCATTGTGGAGACGCCACCCATGGTGGTTGTGGGCATTGTGGGCTACGTGGAAACCCCTCGAGGCCTCCGGACCTTCAAGACTGTCTTCGCTGAGCACATCAGTGATGAATGCAAGAGGCGTTTCTATAAGAACTGGCATAAATCTAAGAAGAAGGCCTTTACCAAGTACTGCAAGAAGTGGCAGGATGAGGATGGCAAGAAGCAGCTGGAGAAGGACTTCAGCAGCATGAAGAAGTACTGCCAAGTCATCCGTGTCATTGCCCACACCCAGATGCGCCTGCTTCCTCTGCGCCAGAAGAAGGCCCACCTGATGGAGATCCAGGTGAACGGAGGCACCGTGGCCGAGAAACTGGACTGGGCCCGTGAGAGGCTCGAGCAGCAGGTACCCGTGAACCAAGTGTTTGGGCAGGATGAGATGATCGACGTCATCGGGGTGACCAAGGGCAAAGGCTACAAAGGGGTCACCAGTCGTTGGCACACCAAGAAGCTGCCCCGCAAGACCCACCGAGGCCTGCGCAAGGTGGCCTGCATTGGGGCATGGCATCCTGCTCGTGTGGCCTTCTCTGTGGCACGTGCTGGGCAGAAAGGCTACCATCACCGCACTGAGATCAATAAAAAGATCTATAAGATTGGCCAGGGCTACCTTATCAAGGACGGCAAGCTGATCAAGAACAATGCCTCCACTGACTATGACCTGTCTGACAAGAGCATCAACCCTCTGGGTGGCTTTGTCCATTATGGTGAAGTGACCAATGACTTTGTCATGCTGAAAGGCTGTGTGGTGGGAACCAAGAAGCGGGTGCTCACCCTCCGCAAGTCCTTGCTGGTGCAGACGAAGCGGCGGGCTCTGGAGAAGATTGACCTTAAGTTCATTGACACCACCTCCAAGTTTGGCCATGGCCGCTTCCAGACcatggaagagaagaaagcattCATGGGACCACTCAAGAAAGACCGAATTGCAAAGGAAGAAGGAGCTTAA